One stretch of Zingiber officinale cultivar Zhangliang chromosome 6B, Zo_v1.1, whole genome shotgun sequence DNA includes these proteins:
- the LOC121989748 gene encoding pre-mRNA-splicing factor SLU7-like, producing MASSSVSFKSREDHRKQLELEEARKAGLAPAEVDEDGKEINPHIPQYMSSAPWYLNAERPSLKHQRKWKSDPNYTKSWYDRGAKIYQADRYRKGACQNCGAMTHDKKSCMERPRKVGAKWTNMHIAPDEKVESFELDYDGKRDRWNGYDASTYSRVIEQYDAREEARRKFLKEQQLKKLEEKNGQQNDEDAASDDAEDEDDLKVDEAKVDESKQMDFAKVEKRVRTTGGGSTGTVRNLRIREDTAKYLLNLDVNSSYYDPKTRSMREDPLPDSDPNEKFYLGDNHNRMNGQALDFKQLNIHAWEAFEKGQDIHMQAAPSQAELLFKNYKIIKDKLKHKTKDSIMEKYGNAASEEELPRELLLGQSEREIEYDRAGRIIKGQEAALPKSKYEEDVFINNHTTVWGSWWKDFQWGYKCCKQTIRNSYCTGLAGIEAAEAATELMKTNMARKEATQDKTPEPEQKQLATWGTDVPDELVLDKKLLDEALKKEEGRKKEERDERKRKYNVKWNDEVTAEDMEAFRMKRIHHEDPMKDFLH from the exons ATGGCGTCCTCGTCAG TATCTTTTAAATCACGAGAAGATCATCGGAAGCAACTTGAATTAGAAGAAGCACGTAAGGCTGGACTTGCTCCAGCTGAGGTGGATGAAGATGGAAAAGAAATTAATCCTCATATTCCTCAATATATGTCTTCTGCACCTTGGTATCTCAATGCGGAGAGACca AGTCTCAAGCATCAACGGAAGTGGAAGTCTGATCCAAATTATACCAAATCATGGTATGATAGAGGTGCAAAAATATATCAAGCAGATCGGTATAGGAAGGGTGCTTGTCAAAA CTGTGGAGCAATGACTCATGACAAAAAGTCTTGTATGGAAAGACCTCGGAAGGTTGGAGCTAAGTGGACAAACATGCATATAGCTCCAGATGAGAAGGTGGAGAGTTTTGAACTGGATTATGATGGTAAACGTGACCGTTGGAATGGTTATGATGCCTCCACTTATTCTCGTGTTATTGAGCAATATGACGCTCGGGAGGAAGCCAGGAGAAAATTTCTGAAGGAACAACAATTGAAAAAATTGGAGGAGAAGAATGGCCAGCAAAATGATGAGGATGCTGCTAGTGATGATGCTGAGGATGAAGATGATCTAAAGGTTGATGAGGCTAAGGTTGACGAGAGCAAACAAATGGACTTTGCCAAAGTAGAAAAACGTGTTCGTACCACTGGTGGTGGAAGCACTGGGACTGTAAG GAATCTGCGTATTAGAGAGGATACCGCTAAATACCTCCTGAATTTGGATGTCAATTCTTCTTACTATGATCCAAAGACTCGTTCAATGCGTGAGGACCCTTTACCAGATAGTGATCCAAATGAGAAGTTTTATTTA GGTGACAACCATAACAGGATGAACGGTCAAGCATTGGATTTCAAGCAACTGAACATACATGCTTGGGAAGCATTTGAGAAAGGGCAAGATATCCACATGCAAGCTGCCCCATCTCAGGCTGAATTATTGTTCAAAAATTATAAGATTATTAAGGACAAACTGAAACACAAAACTAAGGATTCTATCATGGAGAAATATGGAAATGCTGCTTCTGAGGAAGAACTGCCACGGGAACTTCTTCTTGGGCAGAGTGAAAGAGAGATTGAATATGATCGAGCTGGTCGGATAATTAAGGGACAG GAGGCCGCACTTCCAAAGAGCAAGTATGAAGAAGATGTCTTCATTAACAACCACACGACAGTTTGGGGTTCCTGGTGGAAGGATTTTCAATGGGGTTACAAGTGTTGCAAGCAGACGATACGTAACAGCTATTGCACAGGTTTAGCTGGAATTGAGGCTGCTGAAGCTGCAACTGAACTCATGAAGACAAATATGGCTCGCAAAGAGGCCACACAag ATAAAACGCCGGAGCCGGAACAAAAGCAACTTGCAACATGGGGAACTGATGTCCCTGATGAGCTGGTTCTCGACAAAAAATTGCTCGACGAAGCCCTGAAAAAG GAGGAGGGAAGGAAAAAAGAGGAGAGGGATGAAAGGAAGAGAAAATATAACGTCAAATGGAACGATGAG GTTACTGCAGAAGACATGGAGGCTTTCCGTATGAAGAGGATCCATCACGAGGATCCAATGAAAGATTTTCTCCACTAA